The Couchioplanes caeruleus nucleotide sequence GCACGAAGTCGCGCAGGAAGGCCTCCAGCGCCTCTGACGCGGGGAGTGTGGCCTTCACCTCGCGGGCGTGCGCGCACATCGCGGTGATCTCTTCGCGGTAGACCGCCTCGGCCAGCGCCTCCCGGGTGGGGAAGTGCCGGTAGAGGGTGCCCGTCCCGACGCCGGCCAGCCGTGCGAAGTCGTCGAAGCGAAGGTCGAAGCAGCCGTTGGAGAACAGCTCACGGGCCTTGGCGAGCAGGGCCTCGCGGTTGCGCCGGGCGTCGGCGCGCAGCGGCTTGGCGGCGGTCACCAGCAGCCTCCTTTGACAAGCGGAAACCGTCTCCATATTTTGTAACCGGAGACAGTCTCCGATTTTAGCCGCCCACGAGGTGCGCATGAAGATTCTGATGTTCGGCCGGGGTGTGATCGCCGCGGCGTACGGATGGGCGCTGGAACGGGCCGGGCACGAGGTCGAGTTCTACGTACGCCCCGGCAGGGCGGCGACGTACGGAAACGTGATCGATCTCGAACTGCTCGACGCGCGGCGCCGGTGGCGAGGGCAGCGCGTCACCGAGAAGTGGCCGGTGCGCTACCGCGAATCACTGGAGCCGGACCACGACTTCGATCTGATCGTGCTGAGCGTGCAGCACCACGACTTCGCCGAGGCCGCCTCCTTCCTGGGACCCCGCGTGGGCGACGCCACGGTGCTCGTCTTCAACAACCTGTGGGTCGAGCCGCCGGCCGCGATCGGCGCCCTTCCGGCCGAGCAGGTGGCCTGGGGCTTCCCCGGCGCCGGTGGCGGCTTCGGCGACGACGGCGTCCTACGGGCGGCCCTGCTGCCCCTGGTCTACTTCGGCACCCTCGACGGGCCGCCGACCGAGCGTCAGCAGGCCGTGCGCGCGGCGTTCCGCCAGGCCGGGTTCAAACTCCGGGAGAGCGCCGACTTCCGGGGCTGGCTGTGGATCCACTTCGTCCAGAACGCGGGCTTGCACACCCAGAGCCTGAAGCTGGGCTCCCTCACCGGGCTGGCGGGAGAACCGCGCCACGTACGCGAAGCGATCCTCGCCACCCGCGAACTCCTGCCCCTCCTCGAAGCCCGCGGCGTCGACCTGCGACAGCACCGCGGCGAGCTCCTGCCGTTCACAGCGCCCGTCTGGCTGACGGCGCCGGCGCTCGCCTGGCTCTTCGCCCACTTCCCGCCGATGCGTACGGTGATGGAGGCTCACGCCAACCCCGAGGAACTGCGCTCCGTCTGCCGCGACACCTTGGCCGAAGCGCGCCGCCTGGGCGTGTCCGCGCCGCGACTGGAGGCAGCCGAGCGCTATTTCAGCGCCGAGAACCGCGCGTAGCCTTTCGAAGCCCGCGGCTTGACCCTTCGACTCGAGAGGTGGGTCGCCACAGCTCTGCGGTGC carries:
- a CDS encoding TetR/AcrR family transcriptional regulator, whose translation is MTAAKPLRADARRNREALLAKARELFSNGCFDLRFDDFARLAGVGTGTLYRHFPTREALAEAVYREEITAMCAHAREVKATLPASEALEAFLRDFVHHLQAHEGLARTLETLMTTRSGTLADGGRELGLVITELLDAGVQEGTIRDDVGAGAVLMALQGICGACGRPGSRADADGAVTLIVDGLRRRAA
- a CDS encoding ketopantoate reductase family protein: MKILMFGRGVIAAAYGWALERAGHEVEFYVRPGRAATYGNVIDLELLDARRRWRGQRVTEKWPVRYRESLEPDHDFDLIVLSVQHHDFAEAASFLGPRVGDATVLVFNNLWVEPPAAIGALPAEQVAWGFPGAGGGFGDDGVLRAALLPLVYFGTLDGPPTERQQAVRAAFRQAGFKLRESADFRGWLWIHFVQNAGLHTQSLKLGSLTGLAGEPRHVREAILATRELLPLLEARGVDLRQHRGELLPFTAPVWLTAPALAWLFAHFPPMRTVMEAHANPEELRSVCRDTLAEARRLGVSAPRLEAAERYFSAENRA